From Myxococcales bacterium, a single genomic window includes:
- a CDS encoding cystathionine beta-synthase, translating into MPISDSVLDAVGGTPMVRLSRIGRDLPCELLGKLEFMNPGGSVKDRIGVRMLLEAEKAGRIKPGDTLIEPTSGNTGIGLAMAAAVRGYRMIITMPEKMSREKQVVLEALGAEIIRTPTEAAWDAPDSHIGVAKRLKEVIPSSHILDQYGNPDNPLAHELGTAREIIDQCGGKLDAVVLTAGTGGTISGIARAVKREVPGCQVVGVDPEGSILAGPGEIRSYKVEGIGYDFIPDVLDTKLVDRWVKSNDRDSFRTARQLIRQEGLLVGGSSGAAVWAAMQIAKDFAKGARIVTLLPDSIRNYLSKFVDDAWMRQHGFVDQDWEMGAIGDVVRALPPKQVICIEDDKTLADAVEMLKTHGISQLPCTSQGTLSGIITETDVLGLLVQGKDRSTPVAEVMVRKISTVAPHDGAGALPQIFERGEVALVVDADRRVQALLTKMDLIDYLASRAKLGPARPSTRA; encoded by the coding sequence ATGCCCATCTCTGACTCGGTTCTGGACGCAGTGGGCGGGACGCCCATGGTACGGCTCTCGCGCATTGGCCGTGATTTGCCGTGTGAGCTCCTGGGAAAGCTCGAGTTCATGAACCCCGGGGGCTCCGTCAAGGACCGCATCGGTGTGCGGATGCTGCTCGAGGCCGAGAAGGCCGGACGCATCAAGCCTGGCGACACCCTGATCGAGCCGACGAGCGGTAACACCGGCATCGGCCTGGCCATGGCGGCGGCGGTCAGGGGCTACCGCATGATCATCACGATGCCGGAGAAGATGAGTCGCGAGAAGCAGGTGGTGCTCGAGGCACTGGGCGCCGAGATCATCCGCACGCCCACCGAGGCGGCGTGGGACGCCCCGGACTCCCATATTGGGGTCGCCAAGCGCTTGAAGGAGGTGATCCCGAGCTCGCACATCCTCGATCAGTACGGCAACCCGGATAACCCGCTGGCGCACGAGCTGGGCACCGCGCGTGAGATCATCGATCAGTGTGGGGGCAAGCTCGACGCGGTGGTGCTCACTGCCGGCACCGGTGGAACCATCAGCGGCATCGCGAGAGCGGTGAAGCGCGAGGTACCCGGCTGTCAGGTGGTTGGGGTCGACCCCGAAGGTTCCATCTTGGCGGGCCCCGGCGAGATCCGAAGCTACAAGGTCGAAGGCATTGGTTACGACTTCATTCCCGACGTGCTCGACACCAAGTTGGTCGACCGCTGGGTCAAGAGCAACGACCGGGACAGCTTCCGGACCGCGCGACAGCTCATTCGCCAGGAGGGGCTGCTGGTGGGCGGGTCGAGCGGAGCCGCGGTCTGGGCCGCGATGCAAATAGCCAAGGACTTCGCCAAGGGCGCGCGGATCGTCACGTTGTTGCCGGACTCGATCCGGAACTACCTGTCCAAGTTCGTCGACGACGCCTGGATGCGACAGCACGGGTTCGTGGACCAGGACTGGGAGATGGGCGCAATCGGCGACGTCGTGCGTGCGCTGCCGCCCAAACAGGTCATCTGCATCGAGGACGACAAGACCCTGGCGGACGCCGTCGAGATGTTGAAGACCCACGGGATCAGCCAGTTGCCCTGCACCAGTCAGGGGACGCTCTCCGGTATCATCACCGAGACCGACGTGCTCGGGCTACTGGTCCAGGGCAAGGATCGCAGCACCCCAGTCGCGGAGGTCATGGTGCGCAAGATCTCGACCGTGGCGCCGCACGACGGCGCGGGCGCGCTGCCGCAGATCTTCGAGCGTGGTGAGGTCGCTCTGGTGGTCGACGCGGACCGGCGGGTTCAGGCGCTGCTCACCAAGATGGATCTCATCGACTACCTGGCGTCCCGCGCCAAGCTCGGACCGGCGCGTCCGAGCACCCGAGCCTGA
- a CDS encoding acetolactate synthase — MTMVHGGRLVAQALKKHGIDHVFTLCGGHIQAIYDGCLDEGIRVVDTRHEQTSGHAADGYARVTGKPGVCLVTAGPGITDVVTAVANAQRAGVPLICIGGAGPKTLCDMGSLQDMDSVTLMRPISKWSVQVPEIRRVKEYMDSAFRIAQSNLPGPVYLEMPLDLLMNWHEDEEPLTGPMPPPRASGDPESIERAVAILKQAERPSFVIGAQLRWSKDREIVQRFADKVRAPFFLNGMARGALPFAHECLFTRSRKQALAESDAIFVFGTPFDFRVDYGRPGTWNEKAKIVQVDLDGSELGRNRSIDVGIHGDSGLVLQQLLTGIGSKEAPAWLSTLREAETKRRGKMKAEIESDGSPPNPLRVCHEVGKRLGKSDIVIGDGGDFVATAAYVIPLEWPQLWMDPGPLGTLGIGPGYAMAAALARPDARTVIMYGDGSFGLNGMEFEAMARQKLPVVAVIGNDASWTQIRRGQVMMYGEERAIATKLDYTRYDKVVEALGGKGYWVERTEDLGPALDAAFAAGVPACVNVKIASSDFRKDAISV; from the coding sequence ATGACCATGGTCCACGGCGGGCGCCTCGTCGCCCAGGCGCTCAAGAAGCACGGCATCGATCACGTCTTCACGCTCTGCGGCGGACACATCCAGGCCATCTACGATGGCTGCTTGGACGAGGGCATCCGCGTCGTCGATACCCGTCACGAGCAGACCTCCGGGCACGCCGCAGACGGCTACGCCCGCGTGACGGGCAAACCCGGCGTGTGTCTGGTGACGGCGGGCCCGGGCATCACCGACGTCGTGACCGCGGTGGCGAACGCTCAGCGCGCGGGCGTCCCGCTGATCTGCATCGGCGGCGCCGGGCCGAAGACGCTGTGCGACATGGGCTCGTTGCAGGACATGGACTCGGTCACCTTGATGCGCCCCATCTCGAAGTGGAGCGTGCAGGTCCCGGAGATCCGGCGGGTGAAGGAGTACATGGACAGCGCGTTCCGCATCGCGCAGTCGAACCTGCCCGGGCCGGTCTACCTGGAGATGCCCCTCGACCTCTTGATGAACTGGCACGAGGACGAGGAGCCGCTGACCGGACCGATGCCGCCGCCGCGAGCGAGCGGTGATCCCGAGAGCATCGAGCGCGCGGTCGCGATCTTGAAACAGGCCGAGCGCCCCAGCTTCGTCATTGGCGCCCAGCTGCGTTGGTCGAAGGACCGCGAGATCGTCCAGCGCTTCGCCGACAAAGTCCGAGCCCCGTTCTTCCTGAACGGCATGGCCCGCGGCGCCTTGCCCTTCGCTCACGAGTGCCTGTTCACCCGCTCGCGCAAACAAGCGCTCGCGGAGAGCGACGCCATCTTCGTGTTCGGCACCCCCTTCGATTTCCGCGTCGACTACGGGCGCCCGGGGACCTGGAACGAAAAAGCCAAGATCGTCCAGGTCGATCTGGACGGCTCCGAGCTCGGGCGAAACCGCTCGATCGACGTGGGCATCCACGGCGACAGCGGCCTCGTGCTCCAGCAGCTGCTCACCGGCATTGGCTCGAAAGAGGCGCCTGCGTGGCTCTCGACGCTGCGCGAGGCCGAGACCAAGCGCCGCGGCAAGATGAAGGCGGAGATCGAGAGCGACGGCAGCCCGCCGAACCCGTTGCGAGTCTGCCACGAGGTTGGCAAGCGCCTCGGCAAGAGCGACATCGTGATCGGTGATGGCGGCGACTTCGTTGCCACCGCCGCCTACGTCATCCCGCTCGAGTGGCCGCAGCTGTGGATGGACCCGGGCCCGCTCGGCACTCTGGGCATTGGCCCCGGTTACGCGATGGCGGCCGCCCTCGCGCGCCCCGACGCGCGCACCGTAATAATGTACGGCGACGGTTCTTTCGGCCTGAACGGCATGGAGTTCGAGGCCATGGCGCGGCAGAAACTGCCGGTGGTGGCGGTGATTGGCAACGACGCGTCGTGGACACAGATCCGACGCGGCCAGGTGATGATGTACGGCGAGGAGCGCGCCATCGCGACCAAGCTCGACTACACGCGTTACGACAAGGTGGTCGAGGCCTTGGGTGGCAAGGGGTACTGGGTCGAGCGCACCGAGGACCTGGGTCCGGCCCTCGACGCGGCGTTCGCCGCGGGTGTGCCGGCTTGTGTGAACGTGAAGATCGCGTCCAGCGATTTCCGCAAGGACGCGATCAGCGTTTGA
- the rlmM gene encoding 23S rRNA (cytidine(2498)-2'-O)-methyltransferase RlmM has translation MKASKHDYLWTCRAGFENDLAEELGGGRVLGPALARGKPPAEKHPTFGRQGLPIFAETAATAAACLPVVQHLLTDAPGAFGLHLWVPDTDSGNQLTGLAEAIGRELRAGLGSVAASERRADQLAPGEPLVQLAVLDRERVCIGALPVSEAASTWPGGRARMKLPPGAPSRASAKLLEALLWTGIGPGPGEVCVDLGAAPGGWTFVLLARKTRVIAVDRAQMAPNIAKDRRLKYVAGNAFEYRPDEPVDWLFCDMVHKPAEVAKLLARWGREGMARLLVSNLKLPMKKRVAAVAEACRIVQGGGWKDLKTRQLYHDRDEITLFAHA, from the coding sequence GTGAAGGCATCCAAGCACGACTACCTGTGGACCTGCCGCGCGGGGTTCGAGAACGATCTCGCGGAAGAGCTCGGGGGCGGTCGTGTGCTCGGACCGGCGCTAGCGCGGGGCAAGCCGCCCGCGGAGAAACACCCCACCTTTGGCCGCCAGGGCCTGCCGATCTTCGCCGAGACAGCAGCCACGGCCGCGGCGTGCTTGCCGGTAGTGCAACACCTCCTGACGGATGCGCCGGGCGCGTTCGGTCTGCATCTCTGGGTTCCTGACACCGACAGCGGCAATCAGCTCACGGGCCTCGCCGAGGCCATCGGGCGAGAGCTACGCGCGGGGCTCGGGTCCGTCGCGGCGAGCGAGCGTCGAGCCGATCAGCTCGCACCCGGCGAACCCTTGGTGCAGCTCGCGGTGCTCGACCGTGAGCGGGTGTGCATTGGTGCGCTGCCGGTGAGTGAGGCCGCGTCGACGTGGCCGGGCGGGCGTGCACGCATGAAGCTGCCGCCGGGTGCGCCGTCGCGAGCTTCGGCCAAGCTGCTCGAGGCGCTGCTCTGGACAGGGATCGGACCTGGCCCCGGGGAGGTGTGTGTGGATCTTGGCGCGGCGCCCGGCGGCTGGACGTTCGTACTGCTCGCTCGCAAGACGCGAGTGATCGCTGTCGATCGGGCGCAGATGGCGCCGAACATCGCGAAGGATCGACGCCTGAAATACGTGGCGGGTAACGCCTTCGAGTACCGCCCGGACGAGCCGGTGGACTGGTTGTTCTGCGACATGGTGCACAAACCGGCGGAGGTCGCCAAGCTGCTCGCGCGCTGGGGTCGTGAAGGCATGGCGCGGCTTCTGGTGTCGAACCTCAAGCTGCCGATGAAAAAGCGGGTGGCGGCGGTCGCCGAGGCCTGCCGCATCGTGCAGGGCGGGGGTTGGAAGGACCTGAAGACGCGGCAGCTCTATCACGACCGGGATGAAATCACGCTGTTTGCCCACGCCTGA
- the trxB gene encoding thioredoxin-disulfide reductase, which produces MSEPRLHNVLIIGSGPAGLTAAIYAARANLKPFCVEGFNAGGLIPGGQLMFTTDVENYPGFPTGVTGQEMMAKFREQAEHQGTEIVTVDVQKVDFSARPFKVWVGEDENELHLAKTVIIATGARANYIGLPNEEKLKNKGVSACAVCDGALFRNQDVAVVGGGDTAMEEASYLAGLCKSVTLIHRRDEFRASKAMQNRVAENPKIKILYSHVVEDVLDVSQDKVTGLKVKDLKSGDVRSVDVGALFVAIGHTPMTELFKGQLALHDNGYLKVEPGSTRTTVPGVFASGDCADWVYRQAVTAAGTGCMAALDAERWLQANGH; this is translated from the coding sequence ATGAGCGAACCGCGTCTGCACAATGTCCTGATCATCGGCTCCGGTCCGGCCGGCCTCACTGCCGCCATCTACGCGGCGCGGGCCAACCTGAAACCGTTCTGTGTCGAGGGCTTCAACGCCGGAGGGCTCATCCCCGGGGGGCAGCTCATGTTCACGACCGACGTCGAGAACTACCCGGGCTTCCCGACCGGGGTCACCGGTCAGGAGATGATGGCGAAGTTCCGCGAACAAGCCGAGCACCAGGGCACCGAGATCGTCACGGTCGACGTGCAGAAGGTCGATTTCTCCGCGCGCCCGTTCAAGGTCTGGGTGGGCGAAGACGAGAACGAGCTGCACCTGGCCAAGACAGTCATCATCGCGACCGGCGCCCGCGCAAACTACATCGGCCTCCCGAACGAAGAGAAGCTGAAGAACAAGGGCGTCAGCGCCTGCGCGGTGTGCGACGGCGCACTGTTTCGCAACCAGGACGTCGCCGTCGTTGGCGGAGGCGACACTGCGATGGAGGAGGCAAGTTACCTGGCGGGGCTGTGCAAGAGTGTGACCTTGATCCACCGTCGCGACGAGTTCCGCGCGTCGAAGGCCATGCAGAATCGCGTCGCCGAAAACCCGAAGATCAAGATCCTCTACAGCCACGTGGTCGAGGACGTGCTCGACGTGTCCCAGGACAAGGTGACGGGACTGAAGGTCAAAGACCTGAAGAGCGGCGATGTCCGGAGCGTCGACGTTGGAGCCTTGTTCGTGGCCATCGGGCACACGCCGATGACCGAGCTCTTCAAAGGCCAGCTGGCGCTGCACGATAATGGTTACCTGAAGGTCGAGCCGGGCAGCACCCGCACCACTGTGCCCGGGGTTTTTGCCTCCGGCGACTGCGCCGACTGGGTCTATCGGCAGGCCGTGACCGCGGCCGGCACGGGTTGCATGGCGGCGCTCGATGCCGAGCGCTGGTTGCAGGCCAACGGCCACTGA
- a CDS encoding AgmX/PglI C-terminal domain-containing protein encodes MSLSARSASLAALAALAGVPGCHRAKDTEQVAPPDEDPPIHLHPHPEIPPDELQVSPADAPDALPGREVSAKLEGCNDQAEPPPEPSAVPRIASGPPVTNYIPPMVIMKPIRARARCFRLCYERGLGRTPDLRGRVVIHFVVDLDGWVRKAKVKDSELTDPAVAECVAREFVGLQYPAPEGGKISVVYPLLFEPADAGM; translated from the coding sequence ATGAGTCTCTCCGCGCGGTCCGCGTCGCTTGCAGCGCTCGCAGCTCTGGCGGGCGTCCCCGGATGTCACCGCGCCAAGGACACCGAGCAGGTGGCGCCGCCGGACGAAGACCCGCCGATCCACCTGCATCCCCACCCCGAGATCCCGCCGGACGAGCTGCAGGTGTCGCCCGCGGACGCCCCGGATGCGCTGCCGGGGCGGGAAGTGTCGGCGAAGCTCGAGGGCTGTAACGACCAAGCCGAGCCACCGCCCGAACCCTCTGCAGTGCCGCGCATTGCCTCGGGGCCGCCGGTCACCAACTACATTCCGCCGATGGTGATCATGAAACCCATCCGCGCACGGGCTCGTTGTTTTCGACTCTGCTACGAGCGCGGTCTCGGGCGCACACCGGACCTGCGCGGTCGTGTCGTGATCCACTTCGTGGTCGACCTCGACGGCTGGGTGAGGAAGGCGAAGGTCAAAGATAGTGAGCTCACCGACCCCGCGGTGGCCGAGTGTGTGGCTCGGGAGTTCGTGGGACTTCAATACCCGGCGCCGGAGGGGGGGAAGATCAGTGTGGTGTATCCGCTGCTGTTCGAGCCGGCGGACGCTGGGATGTGA
- a CDS encoding RNA-binding protein — MNNRLYVGNLAFHTTEDVLQNVFAKIGSVTEAKLVIDRETGRSRGFGFVTMGSPDDAQRAISELNGADLDGRALKVNEAEERRPKTGGGGGGGGGRWGRS, encoded by the coding sequence ATGAACAACCGACTGTACGTAGGCAACCTGGCGTTTCACACCACCGAAGACGTGCTCCAGAACGTGTTCGCGAAAATCGGCTCCGTCACCGAGGCCAAGCTGGTCATCGACCGCGAGACCGGGCGTTCGCGTGGTTTTGGCTTCGTCACGATGGGATCGCCGGACGATGCCCAGCGCGCAATCTCCGAGCTCAACGGTGCCGACCTCGACGGTCGCGCGCTGAAGGTCAACGAGGCCGAAGAGCGTCGCCCCAAGACGGGTGGCGGCGGTGGCGGCGGTGGCGGACGCTGGGGCCGCTCCTGA
- a CDS encoding outer membrane protein transport protein: MTGRALRAARRGIQVTSACLAFFVAKSASATDAQDFPDTGTEPLGRGGAWVARATNPLATFQNPAGLAGQRTGVLGNVHLVFNKVCFERKGDGSKLDVPNGLDYPKVCNSNKGTPTPLPALAGVFRASDSLGIGLSVAPPNLYGPLKFPETVEVTNSFGAKQNVPSPGRYMLLEQSGLALNTTLGAGMEVMPGLRIGAGFVWGFANYKLANANMSLTPVRQPDGSWRDPVTSDVRAELSVADWFIPGATFGALYSPTRALDVGLNVLVQDAFDAHGDLTTKANYWTNNGTSDSPVVSDSADVEKGLGHFRIANPMEARIGARFHMPRGSAKTPSLVRDPLVDDLFDVELDVSYTRNSAYDRAMLRFPAKPVVPVKGTPGQVPQNNDVTFKVKRDSVGLRLGGDYVVLPGQLAVRAGGFWEPDVHNDDYANVALLASQRIGLAAGATYRVAFVDVEVGYMHVFVTDVDNGGNGKLLVVSGDAAGTPPFRSPYPINGGHFSQSANVLSVGATARF, encoded by the coding sequence ATGACCGGGCGTGCGCTGCGGGCCGCTCGGCGGGGCATCCAGGTCACGAGTGCGTGTCTGGCGTTCTTCGTCGCGAAGTCTGCCAGCGCGACCGATGCGCAGGACTTTCCGGATACGGGCACCGAGCCGCTGGGGCGCGGTGGGGCTTGGGTTGCGCGCGCGACCAACCCGCTCGCGACCTTCCAGAACCCGGCCGGCCTGGCGGGGCAGCGCACGGGAGTGCTCGGCAACGTGCACCTGGTCTTCAACAAGGTTTGTTTCGAACGCAAGGGCGACGGCTCGAAGCTCGATGTTCCGAATGGTCTCGACTACCCGAAGGTGTGCAACAGCAACAAGGGCACCCCGACACCCTTGCCGGCGCTGGCCGGAGTGTTTCGCGCCAGCGACAGCTTGGGGATCGGTCTCTCGGTTGCCCCGCCGAACCTGTACGGCCCGCTGAAGTTCCCCGAGACCGTAGAGGTGACCAACAGCTTCGGCGCCAAGCAGAACGTGCCGTCTCCTGGGCGTTACATGCTGCTCGAGCAGAGCGGACTCGCGCTCAACACCACACTCGGCGCCGGCATGGAGGTGATGCCGGGTCTGCGCATTGGCGCCGGTTTCGTCTGGGGTTTTGCCAACTACAAACTCGCGAACGCGAACATGAGCCTGACGCCCGTGCGTCAGCCGGACGGAAGCTGGCGCGATCCGGTGACCTCCGACGTGCGAGCCGAGCTGTCGGTGGCGGACTGGTTCATTCCGGGTGCGACCTTCGGTGCGCTCTACTCGCCCACGCGCGCGCTGGATGTCGGGCTGAACGTGCTCGTGCAAGACGCCTTCGATGCCCATGGCGATCTGACGACGAAGGCGAACTACTGGACCAACAACGGGACGTCCGACAGCCCGGTGGTCTCGGATTCGGCTGATGTCGAGAAGGGGCTCGGCCACTTCCGCATCGCGAACCCGATGGAGGCGCGCATCGGGGCACGCTTTCACATGCCGCGAGGCTCGGCCAAGACGCCGAGCTTGGTGCGGGATCCCCTCGTCGACGATCTGTTCGACGTCGAGCTCGACGTCTCGTACACGCGCAACAGCGCCTACGACCGGGCGATGCTGCGCTTCCCGGCGAAACCCGTGGTGCCCGTGAAGGGCACGCCGGGACAGGTCCCCCAGAACAACGACGTCACCTTCAAGGTGAAGAGGGACAGCGTCGGGCTCCGGCTCGGCGGCGACTACGTAGTCCTGCCAGGGCAGCTGGCGGTGCGGGCCGGTGGCTTCTGGGAGCCCGACGTTCACAACGACGACTACGCAAACGTCGCGCTCTTGGCGAGCCAGCGCATTGGCCTCGCGGCGGGCGCAACCTATCGAGTCGCGTTCGTCGACGTCGAGGTGGGGTACATGCACGTCTTCGTCACGGACGTCGACAACGGTGGCAACGGCAAGCTCTTGGTCGTGAGCGGAGATGCCGCGGGCACTCCGCCGTTTCGGTCCCCGTATCCCATCAACGGCGGGCACTTTTCTCAGAGTGCCAACGTGCTGTCCGTGGGTGCGACTGCGCGGTTCTGA
- a CDS encoding alpha/beta fold hydrolase → MPILKLDDTELSYLDTGPVPAGDTLVFSHGLLMNRELFAAQIAALRGRHRCVAYDHRGQGASAPSNLRSIDMGTLTGDAAQLIEKLELGKVHFIGLSMGGFVGLRLAARRPELVKTLMLLDTSAGPEPAENIPKFTAMNLTARFLGSALLVDRILPIMFGKTFLEDPAKADVRRQWRDHLSKLPRSLWRAVNGVLERDSVEPELAQIRCPTLILVGDEDVATPPPKSERIQSGIAGSKLVVIPRAGHSSSIEQPEAVTREISAFLADAAARA, encoded by the coding sequence ATGCCCATCTTGAAGCTCGACGACACCGAGCTCAGCTACCTCGATACCGGCCCCGTTCCCGCTGGCGACACGCTGGTGTTCAGCCACGGGCTCTTGATGAACCGCGAGCTGTTTGCGGCACAGATTGCCGCCTTGCGCGGGAGACACCGCTGCGTGGCCTACGACCACCGCGGGCAAGGCGCGAGCGCCCCTAGCAACCTGCGCTCCATCGACATGGGCACACTCACGGGTGACGCCGCGCAGCTGATCGAAAAACTCGAGCTCGGCAAGGTCCACTTCATCGGCTTGAGCATGGGTGGGTTCGTCGGCTTGCGCCTCGCGGCACGCCGCCCAGAGCTGGTGAAGACGTTGATGCTGCTCGATACCAGCGCCGGTCCGGAGCCCGCCGAGAACATCCCCAAGTTCACCGCGATGAACCTCACGGCCCGTTTTCTGGGGTCGGCGTTGCTGGTGGACCGCATCTTGCCGATCATGTTCGGCAAGACCTTCCTGGAAGACCCCGCGAAGGCGGACGTCCGTCGCCAATGGCGCGACCACCTGTCCAAGCTGCCCAGGTCGCTCTGGCGTGCCGTCAACGGCGTGCTCGAGCGCGACAGCGTCGAGCCGGAGCTCGCTCAGATCCGCTGCCCGACGCTGATCCTGGTGGGTGACGAGGACGTCGCGACACCCCCGCCCAAGTCCGAGCGCATCCAGAGCGGCATCGCCGGCTCGAAGCTGGTGGTCATTCCACGCGCGGGACACTCCTCCAGCATCGAGCAGCCGGAGGCCGTGACGCGGGAGATTTCCGCGTTCTTGGCGGACGCTGCCGCCCGCGCATGA